TTCTGTGCGTTGCAAGAAGGCAGGGTTCataacagaaaaaaatgtcaaggtTATGGAACGGATTTTCAATATATTCCCTTGTTATTGGTAACTGGCACTGGGGTTAGTTtgtggaaatgagcttatttttggAATGAAGATGCACGGTACTGATGTACAGCATATTCAGTATGACAGTGAGACTCTGCGGTCGCTACTATCGAATGGATAAAGAGTCAACCTGCTGTCAAGATTATGTCTGTCTCAGAGAAGTGATAAGTGGAGTAGCGAGAGACTGACGGTAACAGCAAAACCCGATGTCATTTCAACATGCGCACCTGGACAGACGACTCCAATTGTTCTTATAACTGTAGCTGGGATGATAATTCGAGTTTTTGGAGCGACGAACCTCCTCTGAACAATTTTCCTGTTCCAGTGTTGACCGGTGTTTCAATAAtatgttcttttttatttctagTCGGGGTCACAGGTAATGTAATGACAATATTAATGGTGATCAAATACAGAGACATGCGTACAACCACTAATCTTTATCTATCCAGTATGGCATTGTCGGATCTTCTGATATTTCTCTGTATGCCCCTTGACTTATACAGAGTCTGGAGATACCGTCCCTGGTATTTTGGAGACCTTCTTTGCAAATTGTTTCAATTTGTGAGCGAGGGCTGCACGTATTCAACCATCCTGAACATCACCGCCTTGAGCGTGGAGAGGTACTTTGCGATCTGCTTTCCTCTTAGGGCCAAAGTTGTGGTCACCAAAGGGCGTGTGCGGGTTATTATTCTGATACTTTGGACGGTGGCATTATTGTGTGCGGGACCCGTGTTCGTCTTGGTTGGTGTGGAGCATGAAAACGGAACAAATGCATGGATAACAAGTGAATGCACTGCGACAAAGTACGCAATACAATCCGGACTCTTTACCATCATGGTGTGGGTATCGAGCGTGTTTTTCTTCTTGCCTGTTTTTTGTCTGACTATATTATACAGTCTTATTGGACGCAAACTGTGGAGGAGACCCAATATTTCTACCCGAGACAAAAACAACAAGCAAACTGTGAAAATGTTGGGTAAGTGTCTTCATGCGCATATTACGCACGGAATCTTGCCATGCGCACCACTCTCTGCATGTACCACACTAGTTCTGTTTTCAAACACTTACTTAAATATAGCAGTACTTTTCTGTTTCAGTGAGATAAAtggactatcaccattatttttcaTAACTGGAGGCACTGCATTAAATGAAATCACATTTTAGGTGCGCGCGCACAGGCTGCGCACATTCATCTTTACAATGTCAAGTTTGGCAGAGCGAGGAAAGTTTGCTGACATGGTTTCATATAATTGTTGCCTAGATGGAACACGTTTCCTATTCCTATTCCTAATTCTAACAATTATTTGAATGTTGTGTGtttacagtggtggtggtgttcgcATTTGTACTGTGCTGGCTGCCCTTTCATTTGGTTCGCTACCTGGTATCCAAGTCGTTTGAGACAGGCTCTCCGTTGATGGCTGCCATCACGCAATATTTCACCCTCATCTCCGTGGTCCTCTTCTACCTGAGCGCAGCCATCAACCCCATACTCTACAACATCATGTCAAAAAAATACAGGGATGCAGCATGCTCACTTTTTGGCATTAAGAAAACAACACGAAGAACAGCGTCATCAGTCAAGGGCGGAAGTTCCCCAGGGTTGACGGAGTCAAGTGTCAGCATGTGACTAAGACGCCTGTATCGGAAGGACATTAACTTTTGCACAATGTTGTGTGTAAATTGAATTACAATCTGTGTACTGGCTGGCAtatgtttttgtttgctttgtttgttcACCCAAATCGGATATGCTGGAGGCAATGGTGGGGAAAGTCTTTAAACAGATATCGGCCTACCTCATTGATTTGGAAAACTACAATATAACTACATAATGAATATGCATATTCTTCTCTTATTCGACTGTATGTTCCTTACTGCTGTCATTTGtgccaaattgtgtgtgtgtgtgtgtgtgtgtgtgtgtgtgtgtgtgtgtgtgtgtgtgtgtgtgtgtgtgtgtgtgtgtgtgtgtgtgtgtgtgtgtacaggggcaCCGCAAAAAAAAATGGGGCCCCATGAAATATTCAAATTTTGGGTCCCTAAAATAACAAATTatgtcatcagcatccttccaggggccctgtcagagctgtcaggcccttagaatctgtaacaccttaccccccccccccctttcaggcacccgtgtgtgtgtgtgtgtgtgtgtgtgtgtgtgtgtgtgtgtgtgtgtgtgtgtgtgtgtgtgtgtgtgtgtgtgtgtgtgtgtgtgtgtgtgtgtgtgtgtgtgtgcacgcgcctgtgtgcacacgtgcgtgtgttctctctctctccttctctatctccccccccctctctttctctctctctctctctctctccctctgtgagcAAGCGTCTGTGGCTGTGCATAGATCAATGTGCAACGCAGACCTGGCTGTAACTGTCAATGTTGAGGTGAAGGAGATAGGAGAAAAGTTCCC
This genomic interval from Engraulis encrasicolus isolate BLACKSEA-1 chromosome 16, IST_EnEncr_1.0, whole genome shotgun sequence contains the following:
- the ghsra gene encoding growth hormone secretagogue receptor a produces the protein MRTWTDDSNCSYNCSWDDNSSFWSDEPPLNNFPVPVLTGVSIICSFLFLVGVTGNVMTILMVIKYRDMRTTTNLYLSSMALSDLLIFLCMPLDLYRVWRYRPWYFGDLLCKLFQFVSEGCTYSTILNITALSVERYFAICFPLRAKVVVTKGRVRVIILILWTVALLCAGPVFVLVGVEHENGTNAWITSECTATKYAIQSGLFTIMVWVSSVFFFLPVFCLTILYSLIGRKLWRRPNISTRDKNNKQTVKMLVVVVFAFVLCWLPFHLVRYLVSKSFETGSPLMAAITQYFTLISVVLFYLSAAINPILYNIMSKKYRDAACSLFGIKKTTRRTASSVKGGSSPGLTESSVSM